The following are from one region of the Molothrus aeneus isolate 106 chromosome 7, BPBGC_Maene_1.0, whole genome shotgun sequence genome:
- the SUMO1 gene encoding small ubiquitin-related modifier 1: MSDQEAKPSAEDLGDKKEGEYIKLKVIGQDSSEIHFKVKMTTHLKKLKESYCQRQGVPMNSLRFLFEGQRITDNHTPKELGMEEEDVIEVYQEQTGGHSTV, translated from the exons ATGTCTGACCAG GAAGCAAAACCTTCAGCTGAGGACTTAGGAGATAAGAAAGAAGGGGAGTACATTAAACTCAAAGTCATTGGGCAG GACAGCAGTGAAATTCACTTCAAGGTGAAAATGACAACACACCTCAAGAAACTCAAAGAATCATACTGTCAAAGACAG ggTGTTCCAATGAATTCACTCAGGTTTCTCTTCGAGGGTCAGAGGATTACTGATAATCATACCCCCAAGGAG ctggggatggaggaggaagATGTGATTGAAGTTTATCAGGAACAGACGGGGGGTCACTCAACAGTTTAG